The Xylophilus rhododendri region GGATGGTGGCGGCGGGGTTCTCCTGGCCGTCGACGGCGCGCTGCTCCATGGCCGAATACAGCTCGGTGAAGGGCAGGGGCGTGGCGTTGGCGCCCAGGGCGGCGAAGCTGTCGATGAAGAGCGGGCTCTGGATCACCCGCAGCTTCAGGCCGGCGAAGTCCTCGGCCTTGGTGATCGGGCGGCGCGAGTTGCTGGTGTGGCGGAAGCCGTTCTCCCAGTAGCCCAGGCCGATCAGGCCTTTCTCGGGCAGCTTGTCGAGCAGCTTCTTGCCGAAGGCGCTGTCGAGCACCGCGTCGGCTTCCTGCTCGTTGTTGAAGGTCATCGGCAGGTTGAGCACGCCGAAATCCTTCACCACCGAGACGAGGGTGGAGCTGTCGGGAATCGTCATCTCCAGGCTGCCGCCGCGCAGGGCCGAGATCATGGTGACGTCGTTGCCCAGCGTGCCGTTGGCGAACACCTTGGCATTGAGCTTGCCGCCGCTCTTGGCGGCCAGCCCTTCGCCGAAATGCTTGGCGGCGAGCGCCTGCGGATGGTCGTCGGTGATGCCGGTGCCGATCTTGAAGGTGTGCTCGCGGATCTGGGCGAAGGCGGTGCTGCCCAGCAGGGCCAAAGCGGCGGCCAGCGCCATGGTTTTCAGTTTCATGTCTTGTCTCCTGTCGTTGTTGGTTGGAACCGGCAGGCAGACTAAAAGACTCGGATAGCGTGGTCCA contains the following coding sequences:
- a CDS encoding TRAP transporter substrate-binding protein, giving the protein MKLKTMALAAALALLGSTAFAQIREHTFKIGTGITDDHPQALAAKHFGEGLAAKSGGKLNAKVFANGTLGNDVTMISALRGGSLEMTIPDSSTLVSVVKDFGVLNLPMTFNNEQEADAVLDSAFGKKLLDKLPEKGLIGLGYWENGFRHTSNSRRPITKAEDFAGLKLRVIQSPLFIDSFAALGANATPLPFTELYSAMEQRAVDGQENPAATILTSKFYEVQKHLVLSRHIYSTWVFLLSKKSWDTLNADEQKIVREAAAEATQFERKAIRALADKALGELKKVGMQITELPPAEQAKLREKLQPVVAKFSKEFGEDTTREMMAELNKARGK